A single genomic interval of Lathyrus oleraceus cultivar Zhongwan6 chromosome 7, CAAS_Psat_ZW6_1.0, whole genome shotgun sequence harbors:
- the LOC127102858 gene encoding uncharacterized protein LOC127102858: MIPPRRKKWTEAEEKTLIDKYGEMVSNGSLAKMRTREKKFKPIACYVNSVHHLCDPVVYPWQWSWKDVSTKVQNMRHQYLLVKQKIKKPEFSGGDCDGSEFDWMEGVTHWSNFLRYKEVFGDVALVVGGHVHGGNGELMGLADGDHGNGFLGGGGGCGGEDEGMDMVEFGQMGHSGDGDGDFAAAMDGVDNEVIGLGFGYDAEEGEVNFNGNGRTREDAENGYVYEEGEVTGSNLKKKRKVAKGMEKKVWRVLANQLGNLREMEARFERREMDREHERQRRENLRGEWEKRFEEREKEREKERENLRRQRISEWEAIEKENEEKERKRREEELIHDMEREERMNCRRLEWKKRIDDMLNQHRAEMGQVQTRILHEQQNLSSQLLGIFSQWTTQPAGLSDHTSASSHYLSQMMQNLHHVNGIVHEDTRVEGDNQEDQFIVDG; the protein is encoded by the coding sequence ATGATTCCTCCGAGAAGGAAGAAATGGACCGAAGCAGAGGAGAAAACCCTAATCGATAAGTACGGTGAGATGGTGTCCAATGGTTCGCTCGCGAAAATGAGAACTCGCGAGAAGAAATTTAAGCCTATAGCTTGTTATGTGAATTCGGTGCATCATCTTTGTGATCCCGTGGTGTATCCTTGGCAATGGAGTTGGAAAGATGTTTCCACTAAGGTGCAGAATATGAGGCATCAGTATCTTCTGGTGAAGCAGAAGATTAAGAAACCGGAGTTTTCTGGAGGGGATTGTGATGGGAGTGAGTTTGATTGGATGGAGGGTGTTACTCATTGGTCTAATTTTCTTAGGTATAAGGAAGTGTTTGGAGATGTTGCACTTGTTGTTGGTGGTCATGTTCATGGTGGGAATGGCGAGTTGATGGGTTTAGCTGATGGTGATCATGGAAATGGGTTTCTgggtggtggtggtggttgtggtGGTGAGGATGAAGGAATGGATATGGTTGAGTTTGGCCAGATGGGTCATTCTGGGGACGGAGATGGTGATTTTGCGGCTGCTATGGATGGAGTTGACAATGAGGTGATAGGTTTAGGGTTTGGGTATGATGCTGAAGAAGGGGAGGTGAATTTTAATGGGAATGGGCGGACGAGAGAAGACGCGGAGAATGGTTATGTGTATGAGGAAGGTGAAGTGACAGGGTCGAATttgaagaagaagaggaaggtaGCGAAGGGGATGGAAAAGAAGGTGTGGAGGGTTCTTGCTAACCAGTTGGGAAATTTAAGGGAAATGGAGGCTCGATTTGAGCGGCGTGAGATGGATAGAGAACATGAGAGGCAGAGGAGGGAAAACTTGCGAGGTGAGTGGGAGAAGAGATTTGAGGAAAGGGAAAAGGAGAGGGAGAAAGAGAGGGAAAACCTGAGAAGGCAGAGGATTTCTGAGTGGGAAGCTATAGAGAAGGAAAATGAAGAGAAGGAAAGGAAAAGAAGAGAGGAAGAGTTGATTCATGATATGGAACGGGAGGAGAGAATGAATTGTAGGAGGCTAGAATGGAAGAAGAGGATCGACGACATGCTAAACCAGCACCGAGCAGAAATGGGCCAGGTGCAGACTCGAATTCTTCATGAGCAGCAGAATCTTAGTAGTCAATTGCTCGGTATATTCTCCCAGTGGACTACCCAACCTGCTGGCCTATCTGATCATACTAGTGCTAGCAGCCATTATCTTTcacaaatgatgcaaaatttgcATCATGTAAATGGTATTGTTCACGAAGACACTAGGGTTGAAGGAGATAATCAAGAAGATCAATTCATTGTTGATGGGTGA